A stretch of the Osmerus eperlanus chromosome 10, fOsmEpe2.1, whole genome shotgun sequence genome encodes the following:
- the LOC134028342 gene encoding uncharacterized protein LOC134028342 has protein sequence MRLQEHSQQALLRFDRHYSSQQSLLRRSGVVSNHHSLHAEIQDIQQLGVPEDVSSPVYVGLSSNSQRDDLQHIIHRIKSAEVTHMSHSNYPDWDSVEPLERLHPYSQQQQASIKQQLVNVSGSCFRLHELELQRALWEEREEKVAEQRRGREKELELEQRQWMRTQIKTQTKTQTKTHAPEAKKADVVNWWTALRAKTKVQPSHALSETQAKLQQAEHTIREMREQVCHLEDTLRTSQGGVTGLKPPQDKVGVLLRDQETNTEIKGPVWAGEKVEKECRDAGVTTDPPEELGSPAALETEAQGHRVTAEELLESLRRMEAMVRGALETAELVREGQQRVSLVKERMDNISQRVEEALTRAEDTDSQLSVLEDRVTHQPEAPCLRGPPDLGSAGIGCSPQTKAAGRDPSPPAPPQQHGAIFLSYVER, from the exons ATGCGGCTACAGGAGCATTCCCAGCAAGCTCTGTTGAG GTTTGACAGGCACTACAGCAGTCAGCAGAGCCTTCTGCGAAGGAGTGGGGTTGTCTCCAACCACCACTCTCTACATGCAGAGATCCAGGACATTCAGCAG CTCGGGGTTCCGGAAGATGTCAGTAGTCCAGTGTATGTGGGCCTGTCCTCTAACTCTCAGAGGGATGACCTCCAGCACATCATCCACAGGATCAAGTCTGCTGAGGTCACACACATGTCCCACTCTAACTACCCTGATTGG GATTCTGTTGAACCCCTGGAGAGGTTGCATCCATATAGCCAGCAGCAACAGGCAAGCATCAAGCAGCAGCTTGTTAATGT TTCGGGCAGTTGTTTCAGGCTGCACGAGCTGGAGCTGCAGAGGGCtctgtgggaggagagagaggagaaggtggcAGAACAGCGGAGGGGCCGAGAGAAGGAGCTGGAGTTGGAGCAGAGGCAGTGGATGAGGACCCAAATCAAGACCCAGACCAAGACCCAGACCAAGACCCACGCTCCGGAAGCCAAGAAAGCAGACGTGGTGAACTGGTGGACGGCCCTCAGGGCTAAGACCAAGGTCCAGCCCAGCCATGCCCTGTCCGAGACACAGGCCAAGCTCCAGCAGGCAGAGCACACCatcagagagatgagagagcagGTCTGCCACCTGGAGGACACGCTGAGAACCAGCCAAGGGGGCGTCACGGGGCTCAAACCTCCTCAAGACAAGGTGGGAGTTCTTCTCCGAGACCAGGAAACCAACACAGAGATTAAGGGGCCTGTCTGGGCTGGGGAGAAGGTCGAGAAGGAGTGCAGGGACGCAGGAGTGACTACAGACCCTCCGGAGGAGCTGGGTAGCCCAGCCGCCCTGGAGACAGAGGCACAAGGCCACCGTGTGACGGCAGAGGAGCTTCTGGAGAGCctgaggaggatggaggccatGGTGAGGGGAGCCCTGGAGACAGCAGAGCTGGTCAGAGAGGGTCAGCAGAGGGTCAGcctggtgaaggagaggatggaCAACATCAgccagagagtggaggaggcttTAACCAGGGCAGAGGACACAGACTCCCAGCTCAGTGTGTTGGAAGACCGGGTCACCCACCAACCTGAG GCTCCATGTCTCAGAGGACCACCTGATCTGGGGTCAGC